The Acetivibrio saccincola genome window below encodes:
- a CDS encoding 7-carboxy-7-deazaguanine synthase QueE — translation MKVNEIFLSVQGEGLSSGFPTIFVRFTGCNLRCSYCDTTYSYNDGVEMPPEDILKEIKKLHYKRVCLTGGEPLLQEDIEKLLKMLYDYTVTIETNGSVRLDSLDLSNRKYSFVMDMKTPSSGCSGEMVLENFKLLESRDEIKFVIGDREDYEWSKNIILNHYKKGTITFSPVYNRIDYAKMVKWILDDRLDVRFQLQLHKFIWGPDVTGV, via the coding sequence GTGAAAGTAAATGAAATTTTTTTAAGTGTTCAAGGGGAGGGTTTATCCTCTGGCTTTCCCACAATTTTTGTAAGATTTACAGGGTGCAATTTAAGATGCAGCTACTGTGATACAACATATTCATATAATGACGGGGTGGAGATGCCGCCGGAGGATATATTAAAAGAAATAAAAAAGCTTCATTACAAGAGAGTGTGTTTGACAGGGGGAGAGCCTCTTTTACAAGAAGATATAGAGAAGCTTTTAAAAATGCTGTATGATTATACAGTTACAATTGAAACAAACGGTTCTGTTAGGCTTGACAGTTTAGACCTTTCAAATAGAAAATACTCCTTTGTAATGGATATGAAAACTCCCTCTTCAGGCTGCAGCGGGGAAATGGTGCTGGAGAATTTTAAGCTTTTAGAGAGCAGGGATGAAATAAAATTTGTAATAGGGGACAGGGAAGATTATGAATGGTCTAAAAATATTATTTTAAATCACTATAAAAAAGGAACAATAACCTTTTCGCCTGTTTATAATAGAATTGACTATGCCAAAATGGTGAAATGGATACTTGATGACAGGTTGGATGTCAGATTCCAACTGCAACTTCATAAATTTATTTGGGGACCGGATGTGACAGGGGTTTAA
- a CDS encoding uracil-DNA glycosylase, with translation MSKLEKLNNLYNEYTKAFGDREIVLGDGNVDSDILLIGEAPGKDEVIKKKPFVGAAGKNLSEFLHILNIDRRNIYITNVIKYRLSKVNPKTGRVSNRPPANKDIEENREYLLKEISIITPKIIVSLGNVPLRAVLSDMNVKIGDFHGNIKEVIIGESKYNLFPLYHPASIIYNRKLKDIYYKDLEKLKNILQ, from the coding sequence ATGTCAAAGCTAGAAAAGTTAAATAATTTATATAATGAATACACTAAAGCGTTTGGTGACAGGGAAATTGTTTTGGGAGATGGAAATGTTGACTCTGATATTTTATTAATAGGTGAAGCACCTGGAAAAGATGAGGTTATTAAAAAAAAGCCCTTTGTAGGTGCGGCGGGAAAGAACTTAAGTGAGTTTTTGCATATATTGAATATTGATAGAAGGAATATATATATAACAAATGTAATAAAATATAGATTGTCAAAGGTAAATCCTAAGACAGGCAGGGTGTCTAACAGACCGCCTGCAAATAAAGATATAGAAGAAAACAGGGAATATCTATTAAAAGAAATAAGTATTATTACCCCTAAAATAATTGTTTCACTAGGGAATGTTCCTTTAAGGGCGGTTTTAAGTGATATGAATGTAAAAATAGGGGATTTTCACGGCAATATTAAAGAAGTTATAATTGGGGAATCAAAATATAATTTGTTTCCTCTTTACCACCCGGCAAGTATTATTTACAATAGAAAACTAAAAGATATTTATTATAAAGATTTGGAGAAGCTAAAAAATATATTGCAGTAA
- a CDS encoding acyl-CoA dehydratase activase, with translation MKIIGIDLGSRSVKIVVFEKDNLVEKKVFNTSFFYRNYCTIENGKISIDFDKLNLGKFEKIISTGYGRNNVNVENAEIILELKAHAYGAMWQTKLKDFTLLDIGGQDSKVMAVKGGRMVDMMLNDKCAASCGRYLENMAAVMEISIEELVKHYKNPVQLNSTCAVFGESELIGKISEGCSIEELAAGVNYSLFKRISPLIERFPGEYLVLTGGVAKNQAFVEYVKSELDFKEVIVPLYPQLNGAIGCCYHYFKDKI, from the coding sequence ATGAAAATTATAGGAATAGATTTAGGCAGCAGGTCTGTTAAAATTGTTGTTTTTGAAAAAGATAACCTGGTAGAAAAAAAGGTGTTTAATACATCTTTTTTTTACAGGAACTACTGCACCATAGAAAATGGTAAAATTTCTATAGATTTTGACAAACTTAATTTAGGCAAATTTGAAAAAATTATTAGTACCGGATATGGAAGAAACAATGTGAATGTAGAAAATGCCGAAATTATTTTAGAATTAAAAGCTCATGCCTACGGTGCCATGTGGCAGACAAAATTAAAAGATTTTACACTGCTGGATATAGGCGGACAGGACAGTAAGGTTATGGCTGTAAAGGGCGGTAGGATGGTTGACATGATGTTAAATGACAAATGTGCTGCCTCCTGCGGAAGATATCTTGAGAATATGGCAGCTGTTATGGAAATAAGCATAGAAGAGCTGGTTAAACATTATAAAAACCCTGTACAGCTGAATTCAACATGTGCTGTTTTTGGGGAATCAGAGCTGATAGGTAAAATTTCAGAAGGTTGTTCTATAGAAGAATTGGCAGCAGGTGTCAACTACTCCCTTTTTAAAAGGATAAGCCCTTTAATAGAAAGGTTTCCGGGGGAGTATCTGGTCTTAACAGGAGGAGTTGCAAAGAATCAGGCCTTTGTTGAATATGTAAAATCAGAGCTTGATTTTAAAGAGGTGATTGTTCCTTTATATCCCCAGCTAAACGGGGCTATTGGCTGCTGCTACCACTATTTTAAAGACAAAATTTAA
- the queD gene encoding 6-carboxytetrahydropterin synthase QueD, which translates to MKIGKVGISKVFTFDSAHHLNDYQGKCKNIHGHTYKLEVTLKGIPDKKGFVIDFHDLDDIIENQVLSKIDHKYLNELFDFNPTCEMLGLWLWDEILKKISDLDLSLEKLVLWETPTSYITIDKKDME; encoded by the coding sequence ATGAAAATTGGTAAGGTTGGCATCAGTAAAGTATTTACTTTTGACAGTGCCCATCATTTAAATGATTATCAGGGAAAGTGTAAGAATATTCACGGTCATACTTACAAATTGGAAGTTACATTAAAAGGGATACCTGATAAAAAGGGATTTGTAATTGATTTTCACGATTTAGATGATATTATAGAAAACCAGGTTCTTTCAAAAATAGATCACAAATATTTAAATGAGTTGTTTGATTTTAATCCGACTTGTGAAATGCTTGGACTTTGGTTGTGGGATGAAATATTGAAAAAAATATCAGATTTAGATTTAAGTCTTGAAAAGCTTGTTTTATGGGAAACACCCACATCCTATATAACAATTGATAAAAAAGATATGGAATAG
- a CDS encoding putative glycoside hydrolase, with protein sequence MQNRRILRILFASFIITSGIIIINISSGIPGADKENDYISPSPDIEKLDISLKDSEDNNVKNEDETKEDGESENDNLKKERVKVKAVYITGASAGNDAFLDKIINFTKNTELNAVVLDVKEDGKVNYKSDLKSVRDINAYTELYDVDKVIKKLKDNGVYVIGRVVCFRDDHLAMKRADLAVKKTDGSIWKENNAIAWTNPYNQEVWDYNIEIAKEAVDKGFDEIQFDYVRFPAVSSKQVYYGENLPEKADAICGFLKKAAEELNKKGVLVSADIFAIVCETPGDTEGIGQVLERVGMDIDYISPMIYPSHYANSSRGMMGNGVGQSINGVVFTAPDLKPYEVVYNVLEKTKDRISKVENYKADVRPYIQGFTASYLPKGYYQVYGPEQIKQQIKAVYDAGFEEWIVWDAGNNYVEEAFTR encoded by the coding sequence ATGCAAAACAGGAGAATTTTAAGGATATTATTTGCTTCATTTATTATTACATCCGGGATAATTATTATTAATATAAGCAGCGGTATACCTGGTGCTGATAAAGAGAATGATTATATCAGTCCGTCACCTGATATTGAAAAATTAGATATTTCATTAAAAGATAGTGAAGATAATAATGTAAAAAACGAAGATGAAACAAAAGAAGATGGTGAAAGTGAAAATGATAATTTAAAAAAGGAAAGGGTAAAGGTAAAGGCTGTATATATTACAGGGGCTTCTGCAGGGAATGATGCCTTTTTAGATAAAATTATTAATTTTACAAAAAACACAGAGCTTAATGCTGTGGTTTTAGATGTTAAAGAAGATGGTAAAGTAAACTATAAGTCGGATTTAAAGAGTGTAAGGGACATTAATGCATACACCGAACTCTATGATGTAGACAAAGTTATAAAAAAATTAAAAGATAATGGTGTTTATGTTATAGGAAGAGTGGTATGTTTCAGAGACGACCACTTAGCTATGAAAAGGGCGGATTTAGCTGTTAAAAAAACTGATGGTTCCATATGGAAGGAAAACAATGCTATAGCCTGGACAAATCCTTATAATCAGGAGGTTTGGGATTATAATATAGAAATTGCAAAAGAGGCAGTAGATAAGGGATTTGACGAAATACAATTTGATTATGTCAGGTTTCCTGCAGTAAGCAGTAAACAGGTGTATTATGGGGAAAATCTCCCGGAAAAAGCAGATGCTATTTGTGGCTTTTTGAAAAAAGCTGCTGAAGAACTAAATAAAAAAGGTGTTTTAGTATCGGCAGATATTTTTGCAATAGTATGTGAAACTCCGGGGGATACAGAAGGTATAGGACAGGTTCTTGAAAGAGTTGGTATGGATATTGACTATATATCCCCTATGATTTATCCTTCACATTACGCCAATTCATCAAGAGGAATGATGGGAAACGGGGTTGGACAGAGTATAAATGGGGTAGTTTTTACTGCACCTGATTTAAAGCCATATGAAGTTGTTTATAATGTTCTGGAGAAAACCAAAGACAGAATATCCAAGGTTGAAAATTATAAAGCAGATGTAAGACCTTATATTCAAGGATTTACCGCTTCCTATCTTCCAAAGGGATATTATCAGGTATATGGACCCGAACAGATAAAACAGCAAATAAAAGCAGTGTATGATGCAGGTTTTGAAGAATGGATTGTTTGGGATGCGGGGAACAACTATGTAGAAGAAGCTTTTACCAGATGA
- the queC gene encoding 7-cyano-7-deazaguanine synthase QueC translates to MSKAVVLLSGGLDSTTCLSIAIKEGYDVYTLSFDYGQKNNKEILCTQEIVKYYSIKEHKIIKVGNVGGSALTNDDIEVPDYQGLPNIPVTYVPARNIIFLSYAVGYAEVIGAEAIYIGVNAVDYSGYPDCTPEFIEAFQEVVKVGTKAGINGRPVKILTPLMNLSKAEIIKLACENNAPLHLTSSCYRGGDKACGVCDSCVLRLKGFKEAGIVDPVEYV, encoded by the coding sequence ATGAGTAAAGCGGTGGTTTTGCTTTCTGGTGGATTAGATAGTACCACATGTTTGTCTATAGCAATAAAAGAAGGATATGATGTATATACCCTGTCTTTTGATTATGGACAAAAAAACAATAAAGAAATTTTATGCACTCAAGAAATAGTAAAGTATTACTCTATAAAGGAGCACAAAATAATAAAGGTTGGAAATGTGGGAGGAAGTGCACTGACAAATGACGATATAGAAGTACCTGATTATCAGGGATTGCCTAATATTCCTGTAACCTATGTTCCGGCCAGAAATATTATATTTTTAAGTTATGCAGTAGGTTATGCTGAAGTTATAGGGGCAGAAGCCATTTATATAGGCGTTAATGCAGTGGATTACAGCGGATATCCTGACTGCACGCCGGAATTTATAGAAGCCTTTCAAGAAGTGGTAAAAGTCGGGACAAAAGCCGGTATAAACGGAAGGCCTGTAAAAATTCTTACTCCTTTAATGAATCTTTCAAAGGCGGAAATAATAAAACTAGCTTGTGAAAATAATGCCCCCCTCCATTTGACATCCAGTTGCTACAGGGGCGGGGATAAAGCCTGCGGGGTTTGTGACAGTTGTGTTTTGAGACTGAAGGGATTTAAAGAAGCTGGAATTGTAGATCCTGTGGAATATGTTTAA
- a CDS encoding uracil-DNA glycosylase has product MYDWEELTNTCKNCKKCRLSNMRKNVVIERGNRNAPLMLIGEGPGEQEDIQGRPFVGRAGKLLDLLLDALMIKEHQYYITNIVKCRPPGNRVPSEDEAQTCLPYLRNQVFLVKPKIIVCLGATAMKYVIDRDARISQIRGCWIERKGYWMMPVFHPAALLRDESKKVLMWEDFKKVKQRLDTICQS; this is encoded by the coding sequence ATGTATGACTGGGAAGAATTAACAAATACATGCAAAAATTGCAAAAAGTGCCGTCTAAGTAACATGAGAAAAAATGTAGTTATAGAAAGAGGAAACAGGAATGCTCCCCTAATGCTTATTGGGGAAGGACCAGGAGAGCAGGAGGATATTCAGGGACGGCCGTTTGTGGGGCGTGCAGGCAAGCTTTTGGATTTGCTGCTGGATGCACTAATGATAAAAGAGCATCAATACTATATTACAAATATAGTAAAATGCAGACCCCCCGGAAACAGGGTTCCTAGTGAAGATGAAGCCCAGACATGTTTACCTTATTTGAGAAACCAGGTTTTTTTGGTAAAACCCAAAATAATAGTTTGTCTGGGTGCCACTGCTATGAAATATGTCATAGACAGAGATGCTCGGATATCCCAGATAAGAGGTTGCTGGATTGAAAGAAAGGGGTACTGGATGATGCCTGTTTTTCATCCGGCGGCGCTTCTTAGGGACGAGTCTAAGAAAGTTTTAATGTGGGAAGATTTTAAAAAAGTTAAACAAAGGTTGGATACCATATGTCAAAGCTAG